CCATTTCTCTCCCCAGGCACAAGGTCCCTGAGGGGTCTTGGTGTAACATGGAGGGACATGTAAGTAACCTTCTGGGTGTGTATGAGCTATTTCTCCTGTTCTCCTTCTCTACCTGAGGCCCTGCACCTTTGCCTTTTATGCTTTACTAGTCTTAGCTATTATTTCTGTAGAGGCAGAAAGGGGTGATCCCTTCCTGACCCGTCATAAGGGTTATGGCCAAtactcctataacaaaagacagattaacaagagaaaagcataatacatttatttaatcaaagttttaggtgacatgggagccttcagaaatgaagacccaaggaCCCAGGGGAAAactatttttatgcttagattTGATGAAGAATGAACAGCTGTGCAGAAATGTAATTGAACAAAAGGAGTATAATCTAATGGTCATAGACTGGGACTGGGGGGATCCCAGCAAGGCCTGGCCATATTCTTCTTGGTCTCTCTACAGCATTCCTTTCTCCCAGGTATAGGGCAGAACCtcttctggaatgagggtcttataaCCTACTATCAGATGAGGTAGGtcagaaaatttcttttcttttccttttttttttttttttttttgagacaggttctcactctgtcgcccaggctggagtgcagtggcacaatcttggctcactgcaacctttgcctcctgggttcaagcgattctcctgtctcagcctcctgagtagctgggattacaggcacatgccaccaagcccacctaattttttttttgtatttttagtagagagggggtctcaccatgttggccaggttggtcttgaactcctgaccacaggtgatccacctgtcttggcctcccaaagtgctgggattatgggcgtgagccactgcgcccaaccttcttctcattcttttaaCCTTATTATCTCTTGTGTCAGTGTTGGTTTCCCTTTTAGCCCctgctcctttctttttctctgcgtTGCCCTCTCAGGGTCCTTTTTGCTTCCTGTtgtctctttctgcctctctaaTGGTATGAGCTGATGGACTGAAACCCCAGCTGagctatattaaaatataaaacggTATTacaaggccgggagcagtggcacacgcctgtcatcccagcactttgggaagctgaggcgagtggatcacaaggtcaggagatagagacaatcctggctaatacggtgaaaccccatcactgctaaaaatacaaaaaataagccaagcgtggtggcatgtgcctgtagtcctagctactagggaagctgaggcaggagaactgcttgaacctgggaggcggaggttgcagtgagccgagatcacgccactgccctccagcctgggcaacaaagtgagactccatttcaaacaaacaaaccaaaaaacaaaacaaaacaaaacaaacaaaaaaatggtatTGCAATTAAcagtgagacacagagagaaatttaaattaaagagGAAGAATGGGACATTGAAAGACAAAAAAGGGAAGGCAAGAAGGAGTGATGGGGAGACATGAGAGACACAGCGGAAGGAAGGGCAAGACTGGGCTGAGGCTGTGTCACGTGCATGTGAGATATGCTGAAGGATGCTCCTTGAGATGGGCCAATCTTGGTTTCAATCTCAGTTTCGGAGGTTGTATGAAATTTGGTTTCTTTCTTGGGCAGGCCAGCAGTTGGTTTGGGACTTTCCCTGGGTGGGAGAGCTGATGACTGGAGTCTTGTGCCCCAAACTCAGGGAAATACAGTCTTTATAGTGGTCTTTGTGGAGAAACTAGTGAAATCTCTGAAGCCTCCAAATGAGACTGAAATGACATTAGCTTCAAACTCGAACTTAGCCTCAAAACCTAAATTGGGATTTAATACCAACATCAACCCTAACCCAAATTTAACCTCAACCCAAATCACAACTCAAACTCAACCCCAACTGTAACCCTAACCTCAAATCTAAACACATCCCAATTAATAACCCCCTAAATAAAACTTCTCCTCTATCCCAACCCAACCCTGTTTCTAGGGCTAATCTTGAAACCAGTTTACCATCACTCCTAACGCTAAACTTAAATCTGACTCTAAACGTTAGTCCAATCTGAGCCACAAGCCTAAAGTTGAACTTTATCCTGCTTTATGAATTATTCATCCATTCCTCCATTTAGTGAGTATCTGCATGCCTACCACATGCTGGGCATTGTTCTAAGGCATGAGGGACACAGAGGCAAAGGGATCAGAGGAGGTACCAGCACCTGCGGAGCTTGTATTCCAGTGAGGCCAGACGGaaaggaaagaaactgaagaagaaatCGGTACTATGAGAAAATAAGACAGGCTGATGTCGTAAGAGTGGCAGGGAGCTACTTTTAAATACAGTAGTCAGCAAAATCCTCTTTGAGTGTTTGGGTGGCACTGGAGCTGAGACCCAAATGACAAAAAATAGTGACCAGGTAAAAGTCTGGGAGCAAAGCATTTCAGGTAAAGGGAGCAGCTACTGCAAAGGCTGGAAGGTGGAACCAAGCTGGGGGTGTTGAAGACAAacagaaggccagtgtggctggagcagagagagaggctgggagaggggtgggagatgaggtcagagaggagggcaggggcCGGGTCATGCAGGGCCATGCAAGGAGGGTAAAGCCTCTAGATTTCATCCAGCCACAGGAAGCCTTTAAAGGtcgtcagtgtgtgtgtgtgtgtgtgtgtgtgtgtgtatgtgttgcaggggagagagagagagagagagagaagagagaggtgaGCAGAggtgattggatttttttttcttttgacatggtgtcttgctctgtggcctaggctggagtgcagtggcaccatcatagcccactgcaacctcaaaatcatgggctcaagtcatccttccacctcagcttcccaagtatctaggactacaggtatgtgccactgtgcctggctaattttaaaaaatattttaaaatttttgtagagacagggtctatgctgctcaggctggtctcgaactcctggtttcaagtgatctgcccatcttggcctcccaaagtttttgtttgtttgtttgtttgagagggggtttcgctcttgttgcccgggctggagtgcaatgactgatctcagctcactgcaacctctgcctcctgggttcaagcgattctcctgcttcagcctcccaagtagctgggattacaggtgcatgccaccatgcccggctaattttttgtatttagtagagatgggctttcagcatgttagtcaggctgatctcaaactcctgacctcaggtgatctctctgcctcagcctcccaaagttttgggattacaggtgtgagccaccatgctggaccagcctcccaaagttttgggattacaggcatgagtcaccacactggccctggattttttttctttcttttttttggagacggagtctcactctgttgcccaggctggagtgcaatggcgtaatctcagctcactgcaacctctgctgcccgggttcaaacgattctcctgtctcagcctcctgagtagctgggattgtaggtgcacgccaccatgcctggctaatttttgtacttttagtagagaaagtacaccatcttggccaggctagtctcgaactcctgacctcaggtgatccacttgcctcggcctcccaaagtgctgggattacaggcgttgaaacactgcacccagcctttttttttttttttttttcttttgagacagaatctcgctctgtcgcccaggctggagtgcagtggcacaatctcagctcactgcaacctctgcctcccaggttcaagcgatccacctatgtcagtctcccaagtagctgggattacaggtgcatgtcaccatgcctggctaatttttgtacttttagtagagaaagtacaccatgttggccaggctggtcttgaactcctgacctcaagtgatccgcctgcctcagcttcccaaagtgctggaattacagacatgtgtcactgcactcagcctgggttttttttttttttctaagagatggagtctcacttttttgcccaggttggagtgcagtggcaccatcatagctcactgcagccttgaactcttggcctcaggcaatccttgcgccttagcctcacaaagtgttgggattacaggcatgagccactgagcctcgcctggactttttttttttttttttgagatggaatctctctctgttgcccaggttggagtgctatggcatgatcttgcctcactgcaacttccacctcccaggttgaagcgattctcctgcctcggccccccgagtagctgggattacaggcgtgcgccaccatgcctggctaattttggtatttttagtagagatggggtttcatgttgggcaggctggtctcgaactcctgacctcgtgatccacccaccttggcctcccaaagtgctgggattataggcacggcCAATGCGCCCAGCCTGgacttgtttttaaaagatcactgtgGCTCCTGTGTTTAGGCTGGCTGGTAGGAGACAGGTGGCAGTGGCATTAATGGTGAAGAGAAAATAGTGGCAGCCATGGAGATGGAGGGAAGTAGAGAAATTTGGGATATATTATACATTCCAGGGGTAGAATCAACAGGACTAGATGATAGATTGATGGGTGGGAGATGTAGAGACTGGGAGAGAAGCAGGATTCTGATGgatggaaaaactaaaaaattctattttgggTGTGGTAAGTCTAAGTCTATTAGACATGCAAGTAGAGATGTCACTTGGCAGACATACGTCTGGATTTCAGGGGCAAGGTCCAAGCTAGAGAAAGAAACCTGGGCGTGGTCAGCATGAAGATGTTTAAAGCCATGGAACTTACCTTGTGCATCCCTATAAGACCCCTTTGAGGCACTTGTTTCCCCTCACAATGGATGCAGTACATCTTCCATTCTGAATTCCAGAAGCAACAACCTCCTGCTCCTAGAAGCTAAACTCTCCAGACTTAGTCTTCTGAATTCCCACTGGGATTTAACCTCCCTGGATTCAATTCCCTGCCCTAAAAGGACCCTTCTACCAATCCATTTCACAATATTTGGTGGAACTCCTCATATTTTCAAATCCTGTCTACTATGTTTGAAAGCATTTTCCTCTGGGCATTTTGAAACCTGGCTTTCCCCTAATGATGCTACTCCTCTCTGCGGTGAAGGTTGCTCTTTCTTCGACCTCCATCACTAGGGGAATCAAGGCAGAAGAGAGGGGTCATTATTTTCTCTCCCCCAGACCATTGATAAACTCCTCCTCATCTCCCAAAGCACATGCCTTTTGCATTTGCCATGCTCTTCCTGTCTTCACAGCACAATCTTATCCATCAAAATCTTTATTATGCTCTTAACAACTTGTATAACTAGCTCAGTCTTTCTCCACATCTTATCCCTACCACcatccttgtttgtttgttttttgagacaaggtcttgctctgtcacccaggctgcagtgctgtagtgtgatcttggctcactgcagcctcgacctcctgggctcaagtgatcctcccacgtcagcctcctgagtagctaggactacaggcgcacgccaccatgcccagctaatttttgtgtttttgtattttttttttttttttttttttgcagagatagggttttgctatgttgcctaggctggtcttgaactcctgagctcaagcgatccaccccccttggcctcccaaagtgctgggattacaggcatgacccaccgcacccagcctcctacCACCATCTTTAGTGACTTTAAAAGCCACAAagatcggctgggcgcggtggctcacacttgtaatcccagcactttgggaggctgaggtgggcggatcacgaggtcaggagatcgagaccatcctggctaacaaggtgaaaccccgtctctattaaaaatacaaaaataaaattagccaggcgtggtggcgggtgcctgtagtccccgctactcaggaggctgaggcgagagaatggagttaacccgggaggcggatcttgcagtgagcccagatcgcgccactgcactccagcctgggtgacacagcaagactccgtctcagaggaaaaaaaataaaaataaaaaaagaagctacACAGATCAGATGAGTCTTACAGTCTGGCCTCTCAATTCTCCAAGTTTCTCGTCTACTGGTTTTACAGCCTCTTCCCTCCTCCATTTTAGCCACCCAGGAGTAAGGTTATACCTTAAACCCCAGCATCACTTGGAAGAATTATGCCTTCAAGATCTTGATCTCTGAATTACCCTGCTCATCACAACCACTCACTTTTCACATCTCCCACTCTCTGCCTCCCCTTGAATCAGTTCTTTATTCTTACTAAGACTTCTGGCTGCTTCTGCTTTCCTGGTTTTGCTTGCTGATTTAACATGTGCTGCATGGTCAACAATTTCAACTCCACTTTGTCTGCATTTTAGAATCTCTTACCGCCGGGCaccgtagctcatgcctgtaatcccagcactttgggaggccaaggtgggcggatcacctgaggtcaggagttcgagaccagcctggccaacgtggtgaagccccatctctactaaaaatacaaaaattggctgggcgtggtggtgggcaactgtaatcccagctactctggaggctgagggaggagaatcgcttgaacccaggaggcggaggttgcagtgaaccaagatcgagccattgcactccagcctgggcaacaagagtgaaactctgtctcaaaaattgaCTTGGGTAAACTAAGTGGTCTCATTCTTGGGGCTTTGTCTTAGGCTGCCAAGCACTGCGGTAGACAGCTGAGTCACCATAAGAGGCCTATAACTAATCCTGGCCAGCTAATCTCAGAGAGTCATCAGTGTTCCTGGACACAACTTTTACTCATTCTTTGTTGACTCCCCATCATACTCCTGTGCGTGATGTTCTAAATCTCCGTGCCTCTGATGTCCTTCACTCTcatctattaatatttcattGAGCTTAAGGCCATCCAGTGGGGATCTCACTTCCCTctttttccttaattttgttatatttaatctTTCCTTACACACTGACTCACAGTACTTTTTCTTGTTTCCAAGGCTGATCCTTTTATCTGTACTCTATCCCTCTTCCTCTATCTTTACTATATTCTCTCCCCATTTTTTGCTTATGTTTTcgctatctctctcttttttgtttgtttttgggatagtcttgctctgttgcccaagctggagtgcagtggcaagatctcggctcactgcaacctctacctcctgggttcaagtggttctcctgcttcagcctcctgagtagctggggttacaggcatgtgccaccacgcccagctaatttttgtatttttagtacagacagcacttcaccatgttggctatgttggttttgaactcctgatatctatggtctgcccacctcggcctcccaaagcgctgggattacaagtgtgagccaccgcacctgggcttttttttttttttgacactgagtttcgctctgtcacccaggctggagtgcagtggtgtgatctcggctcactgcaacctctgcatcctgggttcaagcgattctcccacctcagtgaatagctgggaccacagacatgtgccactacgcctggctaatttttgtatcttttgtagagatggggttttgccacgttggccatgctagtcttgaacccctggcctcaagtgatccgcccaccttggcctcccacagtgctgggattacaggtgtgagccactgcgcctggcctatcttTGTCTCTTTAAGCATCTTCATTTtacattcaattttatttcttgaaaataaacaacaaaaaagatcctTCCTTGAAATCTTTCTCCCTCAAATGTCCAGTCCATCTCTCACCTTCCCTTTTCGTGTGATGTCTCAAAAGGCTAGCCCCCTTAACGAACCACTTTTTCAGGAACTGGTAAAATTTCCCTCAACTGTAAAATCTGTGGGTAGAACTAAGAGATGATTCTCAGTTATTGTGTTCACCATTCTGACTTCATGCCCACCACCTCCTTTTCCTCACCTCCCACTCATTCCTTAACCTATGTAAAGTGATTTCTGCCCCTCTATTAAATGGAAACGGTTTTCTCAAAATTTGTAATCGTCTAGTTCCTGAACCCAACAATCTTTTCAACCTTCATTTACTAGACCTCTTTGAAGCCTCAAACATGGCTGCCCTGTCTCTGCTTGGCATCCCCCGCCCCCCACGCCCTACTTCTCTGACTGCTCCCCAACCTCTCCTTTATTGGTTCTCTTCCTTTGATCATGCTCAGGGCTCTTCTGGTCACTCCGCCCCCTCCCTTGAAGATCCTGTCCACTCAAAGGCTCATCCTCTACTGGGAAGGGAATGATGCCCAAATCTGTTCCTCCAGACCCAACTTCTCTTGAGCTCCAAACCTGCTTTCTGGAAATCTCCACCTGAGAGTCATGCTGGTACCTCAAACCTTCTTTGAGCACTTTATTACCCTAAGCAGGCGCACCTGTACATTATAAGTATAATGTatagttattatttgtatattgtCTCATTAGACTGCAAGTTCTATGAAGGCAGTGACTTTATTATTTATACCTACTGTCAAGCAGTGCCCTGCTCCTAACAGGcgcttaataaaattttttttttttttgatacagagtcttgctctgtcacccagactggagagcagaggcatgatctcagctcactgcaacctctgcctcccgggttcaagtgattcttgtgcctcagccacctgagtagctgggattataggtgcccaccaccacgcccagctaatttttatatttttagtagagacggggtttcaccatgttggccaggctggtctcgaactcctggcctcaagtgatcctcccaaagtgctcccaccttggtctcccaaagggctgtgattacaggagtgaggtgCCTGGCCACCTTTTGGACAGATGTTGAGAGGATTTGTGGTGTTGGGAAAAGGGCTGGTTCACACACAGTAGGTATTAATTCACAAGATGATGGCCGTTTTCTCACTCCTTGTCTATACTCCTGCAGCACTCTCCTGTTCTCCCTCTTTCTCGTCACCTGGACCACTGCCCACAGGATGAAGTCCAATCTCTGACCTTGACTTTCTGTGGTCCTTTCTTCATCACATGTTCCCTCACACCTGTGCTTCTTCTACCTCAGGACGCTCCTTTCCCAGAACATACTGCATTTTCTGACTTGTCAGGCTCTGCTCAAGACGTGTTATTCGCCTATGGAACCTTTCCATCCACCTCCACCTAGTGAACCCATTCATTAGAGCAAGTTCAAATGCTGTCTCCTCAGAGGCTCCCTGGATGCTTTCAAATGGACTTAATCTCCCCTCTTTCTGTAAACATCTTAGTTTACTCATCATGCCTTGAATCAGTTAATTAGATATGGGTCTGCCTCCCCACTAGATTGTAAGCTTGAAGCAGGGTTTAAATTTATCTTTGGGCTACATAATGCTCAGTTGAGCTACACTGAACAGACATCCTCCCAGATCCTTTTCCTAACTTAACCCAAACCTGCCCCAACCTGAGTCCTCAAACTGACCCTCTTCAATCGCATTATTCTTTTCCAGGCCTCTTCCTCCAATTGAATCCCAATGCATCCTCCACTGAGACTCAACTCCTGGTGCCAGCTCTAGAGAGCAGAGATACACTTCCACCTACCCACTGTTTCATGGCAGGCACTGAGTCACCCCTTGGGAGTCCCTGGCccccatccctgcccccaccATGCTGGACAGGATGCCTGCTGCCTACCCCAAGGGGTCAGAGGAAGCCAGGGCCTCTAGGGCTCAGTATTTTTATCAGCCTAGGAAACAAGAGACACAGAAGCGGAAATCATGTGGTCAGAGAAAGTGAACAGCCCTTATCTCAGGGGAACCCCCACCAGGGCTGGGGGCCAGACACCAGGGAGGGACGTTGAAAAGACTGTGGTCCGGTGGGCCCAGGTTTCAGGGCttattttgctttggttttatGTAACTCTTGCAGAAGGGGAAATGATGTGCTTAAAAACCAGTGAGAAACCTCCTGGGTGGAGGAGTAAATTTGGTCACCAGAGTTTTCTGTAATTTACTTCTCAACCCCCAGCTTAGGGATCCTAACCCCAAACTCCCCCCAAGGCCAAACCTGGACTCTTTGCATGCCACTTCCGAAAAGCTCCAGCCTGTGAGAGGAACCGGACGCCAGGGTCACACACAGCTTGAAGTCTCTTCTCTGAATCACAGCAGCTTCCTCTCACAGGATCTTTCTCACCAGCCCTTCCCCCTCCTGCACCCTGAACATCTGCCTGGTCCTTCGGAGGCCTTGAGTCTCTTCCGAACTTCAGGCTGTCTTCTTCAAGGATCTCATGACCACCCATGTTCCCGTGTTCCCAGAGGCTTGCCCTCCCTGTCCTCTACTGCCTTCCACTTCCACTCCTGGGATTCTCCTATAGACACCTGGGCTCAAAACCTGGAAGATAAGTTTCGGATTGAGAAGATGCTCTGGTGTAACTATGCAGACAGTGCACTCACCAGCACACGCCTGTACTCTCCTTGCAGCCCTGTCCTTTCTTTTTGCCGAGTTCCCAGTTGTGTCCTGGGCGATGGTAGTGGGGTCTACCTATCTTAGTTTCCAGGGAGCCCCCCTCTCTCCTCCGTGGGAATCCCAGACTCTCCCTCCACCTCTCAGGACTTCAACTACTGGTTCTtggaaaaggaaatgtttatAGGGAAGGCCATGCCTGGGCTGCCCAGAGATGAACTCAGGTTTAGGATGGGGCAGAAGCTGAATGGCAGAGATGAGGATTGGGGCCCTGGAGGAAGAGAGATACAACTGACAAGCTAGAGGGCAGAGACGGATGGAGCCAGCAGCCTGGCTGGCTTTGGGTGTGGAGCTCCAGTTGCCCAAGAACAGACAACCCATGTTACATAATTTTGCTCTTTCCACCTCCTTCCCCTGCTCCTAATTTTAGCAACTGAAATTCCACTCCCCCACAGGGCTCTTCCTCCAGCCATTCTGCTTGTATTCCCCATCCTCTCCCAGCCTCCTCATGGCCCCCCAGCCCCGGCTGCCCCCAACTCGCTCATTCAGTGACTCAGCAAAGGGAAAGCCCTGTGTTGGGGGAAGGGGGTGTTAAGTGGGGAGGAGGATGTGGTTCAGCTTGGGGagccagggaggggagggaaactGGTTTTGTTCCCCTTTTTGCCTCTGTTCGCATCTATTTCTCCAGCCACAGATTGCAGGGTGGAAAAGACCCCAGTGTAGGGAGTGGAGTGAGACTGGATGGCAAACTGGGCCTTCTTAGGACTGAACTGACGGGTCATGCAGAGGCTTCTCGCTCCAGCTTAGAGCCCGTGTtagcgtgtgcgtgtgtgttgcaGGTGTGTAGGAGCTGTGGGTTTCAGCAGGCGGGGCGGGAAAGGAGATGTCATGGGTGATGAAAACCACAGCAATGGAAAAAGACAGAGGAGACACTGGGAGTGAGACGTGGAACCAGGTCTTATTAGGAAACGGCAGAGTCAAGGAGCAGTGGTGGCGgcccacaccccccacccccacttgtTACAACTTTCGCTCCCACCCATATCCTCTGCTGAGCAGCACCTGGCTCTTCCTTGTGGTCCCTATCCTTTCCCTTACCCTTCCTTCTGCCTCATCCTGAGGCTGCAGCCCCGAAGTTTCTTGCTTCTTCCCTAGGGTCACTTGAGGGCCTCTGCATGGCGATTCAGGGCCTGAGAAAGGGCTGTCACTGCCCCCATCACACGGCCCAGCTCCCAGGTCTCAATCTGGCTTCGGAATCGCTGCAGGAAGCGGTCAGGGTGCCAGCGGACCTGCTGGACCCTCAAGTACCTCCTCAGAGCCCCCTGTTCCTCCAAAGGGGGGCCCCTGGCCACCAGGGCTGCAGCCATGGCCTCTGGGTCCCCTcccccagggcagggccagggcacaTCACCAAATCGCCAGAGGCTGCCCCTCCCTGCTCCTCTGGGGTGCTCTGCCCTGGGCCCGGCCCTGGCTGGCTTGGGTTCTCGGTCCCCTAGAGCCTCCTGCACCCTCCTGGCTCGGCTCTCACGCAGTTCTTCCTCCTTGGCCCGGGCTCGCTCTCTGAAGAGCcgctgctcctcctcctgctgtcGCCAGCTCTGGCTGGAGCCCTCAGCCCGTGGGGGTCGAAAGGATCCCTCTGCTTCtcgctgctgctgctggcacTTCTGGGCATGTTCCCGGGCCAGGCGATCTGACCAGGCTGAGAAGGACTCAGGTTCCTGGGTTTCATGGGAGGAATCACCTGTTTGGGAGGGTGGGATGGGGGTAGTTGGAGAGAGGCTGTGAGAAGGTGACGGGCCCCAAGAAGCAGGGAAGCAAGAGGAGGGGGCAGAGGAGCCTAGTGTGACGCATT
The window above is part of the Symphalangus syndactylus isolate Jambi chromosome 23, NHGRI_mSymSyn1-v2.1_pri, whole genome shotgun sequence genome. Proteins encoded here:
- the NFKBIL1 gene encoding NF-kappa-B inhibitor-like protein 1 isoform X1, with protein sequence MSNPSPQVPEEEASTSVCRPKSSMASTSRRQRRERRFRRYLSAGRLVRAQALLQRHPGLDVDAGQPPPLHRACARHDAPALCLLLRLGADPAHQDRHGDTALHAAARQGPDAYTDFFLPLLSRCPSAMGIKNKDGETPGQILGWGPPWDSAEEEEEDDASKEREWRQKLQGELEDEWQEVMGRFEGDSSHETQEPESFSAWSDRLAREHAQKCQQQQREAEGSFRPPRAEGSSQSWRQQEEEQRLFRERARAKEEELRESRARRVQEALGDREPKPARAGPRAEHPRGAGRGSLWRFGDVPWPCPGGGDPEAMAAALVARGPPLEEQGALRRYLRVQQVRWHPDRFLQRFRSQIETWELGRVMGAVTALSQALNRHAEALK
- the NFKBIL1 gene encoding NF-kappa-B inhibitor-like protein 1 isoform X2 translates to MSNPSPQVPEEEASTSVCRPKSSMASTSRRQRRERRFRRYLSAGRLVRAQALLQRHPGLDVDAGQPPPLHRACARHDAPALCLLLRLGADPAHQDRHGDTALHAAARQGPDAYTDFFLPLLSRCPSAMGIKNKDGETPGQILGWGPPWDSAEEEEEDDASKEREWRQKLQGDSSHETQEPESFSAWSDRLAREHAQKCQQQQREAEGSFRPPRAEGSSQSWRQQEEEQRLFRERARAKEEELRESRARRVQEALGDREPKPARAGPRAEHPRGAGRGSLWRFGDVPWPCPGGGDPEAMAAALVARGPPLEEQGALRRYLRVQQVRWHPDRFLQRFRSQIETWELGRVMGAVTALSQALNRHAEALK
- the NFKBIL1 gene encoding NF-kappa-B inhibitor-like protein 1 isoform X3 translates to MASTSRRQRRERRFRRYLSAGRLVRAQALLQRHPGLDVDAGQPPPLHRACARHDAPALCLLLRLGADPAHQDRHGDTALHAAARQGPDAYTDFFLPLLSRCPSAMGIKNKDGETPGQILGWGPPWDSAEEEEEDDASKEREWRQKLQGELEDEWQEVMGRFEGDSSHETQEPESFSAWSDRLAREHAQKCQQQQREAEGSFRPPRAEGSSQSWRQQEEEQRLFRERARAKEEELRESRARRVQEALGDREPKPARAGPRAEHPRGAGRGSLWRFGDVPWPCPGGGDPEAMAAALVARGPPLEEQGALRRYLRVQQVRWHPDRFLQRFRSQIETWELGRVMGAVTALSQALNRHAEALK